Proteins from one bacterium genomic window:
- a CDS encoding fructose-bisphosphatase class II, translated as MPTSTVNPELVFSLRRVTERAATAAFSWIGRGDGQDAGRAALDAMREALAEVDIDAVVAIGEATPGEAPQPQRGERLGRPGAAFKADIAVDPVEGTSYLVRGQ; from the coding sequence ATGCCGACGTCAACGGTCAACCCTGAACTCGTGTTTTCGCTTCGCCGCGTCACTGAACGGGCGGCGACGGCCGCCTTCAGCTGGATCGGCCGCGGCGACGGCCAGGATGCGGGCCGCGCCGCCCTCGACGCCATGCGTGAGGCACTCGCCGAGGTTGATATCGATGCCGTCGTGGCGATCGGCGAGGCGACCCCCGGCGAGGCTCCCCAACCGCAGCGTGGCGAACGGCTTGGGCGGCCCGGCGCCGCCTTCAAGGCCGACATCGCCGTCGATCCCGTCGAGGGGACGAGCTATCTCGTGCGCGGCCAGA